The Pseudomonas parafulva genome window below encodes:
- a CDS encoding OsmC domain/YcaO domain-containing protein gives MEIKVNFLDNLRLEAKFDDFTVIADQPIRYKGDGSAPGPFDYFLASSALCAAYFVKLYCQTRDIPTENIRLSQNNIVDPENRYNQIFKIQVELPEDISEKDRQGILRSIDRCTVKKVVQTGPEFIIEQVDNLDADAQGLLMPVAESSTTIAGKDLPLERTIENLSGLLADLGMKIEIASWRNIVPNVWSLHLRDAQSPMCFTNGKGATKEAALASALGEFIERLNCNFFYNDQFWGEEIANAAFVHYPNEQWFKPGPKDALPAEILDAHCLEIYNPDGELRGSHLYDTNSGNKARGICSLPFVRQSDGQTVYFPSNLIENLYLSNGMSAGNTLAEAQVQCLSEIFERAVKREILEGELCLPDVPAQVLAKYPSILAGIQALEDQGFPVLVKDASLGGEFPVMCVTLMNPRTGGVFASFGAHPSFEVALERSLTELLQGRSFEGLNDLPQPTFESHALMEPNNFVEHFIDSSGVVSWRFFSAKADFEFVEWEWAGDDSTELQARTLFSLLQGMGKEVYMAVYDDLGATACRILVPGYSEIYPVEDLIWDNTNRALGVRADILNLHSLDNRALKLLFKRLDQLEVDEYTTITTLIGVEFDDNTVWGQLTLLELKLLIQLALERFEDAKELVEMFLQFNDNTVERGLFYQALNVVLEVVLDEDLAMADYEANFRRMFGDARMDAALGSVEGSVRFHGLTPTSLKLEGLERHQRLIDSYRKLHAARARAAN, from the coding sequence ATGGAAATCAAGGTCAATTTTCTCGACAACCTCCGACTCGAAGCCAAGTTCGACGACTTCACGGTGATCGCCGATCAGCCGATCCGCTACAAAGGCGACGGCTCGGCGCCTGGGCCGTTCGACTATTTCCTGGCCTCCTCGGCGCTGTGCGCGGCGTACTTCGTCAAGCTGTACTGCCAGACCCGCGACATCCCGACGGAAAACATTCGCCTGTCGCAGAACAACATCGTCGACCCGGAGAATCGCTACAACCAGATCTTCAAGATCCAGGTCGAGCTGCCCGAAGACATTTCCGAGAAGGACCGCCAGGGCATCCTGCGCTCGATCGACCGCTGCACGGTGAAGAAGGTGGTGCAGACCGGTCCCGAGTTCATCATCGAGCAGGTCGACAACCTCGATGCCGACGCCCAGGGCCTGCTGATGCCGGTAGCCGAGTCCAGCACCACCATCGCGGGCAAGGATTTGCCGCTGGAGCGCACCATCGAGAACTTGTCCGGGTTGCTGGCCGACCTGGGCATGAAGATCGAAATCGCTTCGTGGCGCAACATCGTGCCCAACGTCTGGTCGCTGCACCTGCGCGACGCCCAGTCGCCGATGTGCTTCACCAACGGCAAGGGCGCCACCAAGGAAGCCGCGCTTGCCTCGGCCTTGGGTGAGTTCATCGAGCGGCTGAACTGCAACTTCTTCTACAACGATCAGTTCTGGGGCGAGGAGATCGCCAACGCAGCGTTCGTGCATTACCCCAACGAGCAGTGGTTCAAGCCTGGGCCGAAGGATGCGCTGCCGGCGGAAATACTCGACGCGCACTGTCTGGAGATCTACAACCCGGACGGCGAACTGCGCGGCTCACATCTGTACGACACCAACTCGGGCAACAAGGCGCGTGGGATCTGCTCGTTGCCGTTCGTGCGCCAGTCCGATGGGCAGACGGTGTACTTCCCCTCCAACCTCATCGAGAACCTGTACCTGAGCAACGGCATGAGCGCGGGTAACACCCTGGCCGAAGCGCAGGTGCAGTGCTTGTCGGAGATCTTCGAGCGGGCGGTCAAGCGCGAGATCCTCGAAGGCGAGTTGTGCCTGCCGGACGTGCCGGCGCAGGTGCTGGCCAAGTACCCGAGCATCCTGGCCGGTATCCAGGCCCTGGAGGACCAGGGCTTCCCGGTGCTGGTCAAGGACGCGTCGCTGGGCGGCGAATTCCCGGTCATGTGCGTGACCTTGATGAACCCGCGTACCGGTGGGGTGTTCGCCTCCTTCGGTGCCCATCCGAGCTTCGAAGTGGCGCTGGAGCGCAGCCTCACCGAGTTGCTCCAGGGGCGCAGCTTCGAGGGCTTGAACGACCTGCCGCAGCCCACCTTCGAGAGCCACGCGCTGATGGAGCCGAACAACTTCGTCGAACACTTCATCGACTCCAGCGGTGTGGTGTCCTGGCGCTTCTTCAGCGCCAAGGCCGACTTCGAGTTCGTCGAGTGGGAGTGGGCCGGTGACGACAGCACCGAGCTGCAGGCGCGCACCCTGTTCTCGTTGCTCCAAGGCATGGGCAAAGAGGTCTACATGGCGGTGTACGACGACCTCGGTGCCACCGCCTGCCGCATCCTGGTGCCGGGTTACTCGGAAATCTATCCGGTGGAAGACCTCATCTGGGACAACACCAACCGTGCCCTGGGCGTGCGTGCCGACATCCTCAACCTGCACAGCCTCGACAACCGCGCCTTGAAACTGCTGTTCAAGCGTCTGGACCAGTTGGAGGTGGATGAGTACACCACCATCACCACGCTGATCGGCGTGGAGTTCGACGACAACACGGTGTGGGGCCAATTGACCCTCCTCGAACTCAAGCTGCTGATCCAGCTGGCCTTGGAGCGTTTCGAGGACGCCAAGGAACTGGTGGAGATGTTCCTGCAGTTCAACGACAACACCGTCGAGCGCGGGCTGTTCTACCAGGCGCTGAACGTGGTGCTGGAAGTGGTGCTGGACGAGGACTTGGCGATGGCCGACTACGAGGCCAATTTCCGCCGCATGTTCGGCGACGCGCGCATGGATGCCGCGCTCGGCTCGGTGGAAGGCAGCGTGCGCTTCCACGGCCTGACCCCGACCAGCCTCAAACTCGAGGGCCTTGAGCGTCACCAGCGGCTGATCGACAGCTATCGCAAATTGCACGCGGCGCGGGCGCGGGCGGCGAACTGA
- a CDS encoding NUDIX domain-containing protein, with the protein MPHANLPEKYRATVICFHEGQVLLVRKKGGRWNFPGGTVERGESPRVAAARELYEETGLSGKELLQLCSLEIAGVCHYLFTTHLYPGDKPAARSEIAACTWVARKALQRASLNPTAQALLASGIPALSPWAA; encoded by the coding sequence ATGCCCCACGCCAATCTTCCTGAAAAATACAGAGCTACCGTCATTTGTTTCCACGAGGGGCAGGTGTTGCTCGTGCGCAAGAAAGGCGGACGCTGGAATTTCCCCGGGGGTACCGTCGAGCGCGGCGAGTCGCCGCGCGTGGCGGCAGCTCGGGAGCTTTACGAGGAAACCGGCTTGAGCGGCAAGGAACTGCTGCAGTTGTGCAGCCTGGAAATCGCCGGGGTGTGCCATTACCTGTTCACCACCCACCTGTATCCCGGCGACAAGCCCGCCGCGCGCAGCGAGATCGCGGCCTGCACCTGGGTGGCGCGCAAGGCCTTGCAACGGGCATCGCTCAACCCCACCGCCCAGGCGCTGCTGGCCAGCGGTATTCCGGCGCTGTCGCCCTGGGCAGCCTGA
- a CDS encoding hydroxymethylglutaryl-CoA lyase, whose product MSLPAQVRLVEVGPRDGLQNESRPISVADKVRLVDDLSDAGLRYIEVGSFVSPKWVPQMAGSAEVFAGIRQQPGVTYAALAPNLRGFEDAVAAGVREVAVFAAASEAFSQRNINCSISQSLQRFEPIMDAARQQQVRVRGYVSCVLGCPYEGRVDPAQVAAVARALHDMGCYEVSLGDTLGTGTAGDTRRLFEVVSAQVPREQLAGHFHDTYGQALANVYASLLEGISVFDSSVAGLGGCPYAKGATGNIATEDVLYLLQGLGIETGVDLDTLIMAGQRISQVLGRDNGSRVARARLAK is encoded by the coding sequence ATGTCATTACCCGCACAGGTCCGCCTGGTCGAAGTCGGCCCGCGCGACGGCCTGCAGAACGAATCCCGCCCGATCAGCGTCGCCGACAAGGTGCGCCTGGTGGACGATCTCAGCGATGCCGGGCTGCGCTACATCGAAGTGGGCAGTTTCGTCTCGCCCAAGTGGGTGCCGCAGATGGCCGGCTCGGCTGAGGTGTTCGCCGGCATCCGCCAGCAGCCTGGCGTCACCTACGCGGCCCTGGCGCCGAACCTGCGCGGCTTCGAGGACGCCGTGGCGGCGGGTGTGCGCGAGGTGGCCGTGTTCGCCGCGGCCTCCGAAGCCTTTTCCCAACGCAACATCAATTGCTCGATCAGCCAGAGCCTGCAGCGCTTCGAGCCGATCATGGACGCCGCGCGCCAGCAGCAGGTGCGGGTACGCGGCTATGTCTCCTGCGTGCTGGGCTGCCCGTACGAGGGCCGGGTGGACCCTGCGCAAGTGGCCGCAGTGGCGCGAGCGCTGCACGACATGGGCTGCTACGAAGTGTCGCTGGGCGACACCCTCGGCACCGGCACTGCCGGCGACACTCGGCGCCTGTTCGAGGTGGTGTCGGCGCAGGTGCCGCGCGAGCAGTTGGCCGGTCACTTCCACGACACCTACGGACAGGCACTGGCCAATGTCTATGCCAGCCTGCTCGAAGGCATCAGCGTGTTCGACAGTTCAGTAGCGGGGCTGGGAGGCTGTCCATACGCCAAGGGCGCCACCGGCAATATCGCCACCGAAGACGTGCTGTATCTGCTGCAAGGGCTGGGTATCGAGACCGGCGTCGATCTGGACACGCTGATCATGGCCGGTCAGCGGATCAGTCAGGTGCTGGGCCGTGACAACGGCTCACGGGTGGCGCGGGCGCGACTGGCCAAGTAG
- a CDS encoding ankyrin repeat domain-containing protein — MRMPLIACLLAALTCPMAHAETSPMDTRLLYAAQRGDAPAIGRLLKESVDLERRDAQGRTPLMLATHGNHVEAARVLIEAGADVNAKDAIHDSPYLYAGARGLNQILRLTLDHGADLASTNRYGGTALIPAAERGHVDTVQMLIDAGVEVNHLNRLHWTALLEAVILGDGGPRHVEIVERLLAAGADPTIADKDGVTALAHAKARGYAQMVALLEP, encoded by the coding sequence ATGCGAATGCCCCTCATCGCCTGCCTGCTGGCTGCGCTCACCTGCCCTATGGCCCACGCCGAGACCTCGCCCATGGACACCCGCCTGCTGTACGCCGCCCAGCGCGGCGATGCCCCCGCCATCGGCCGCCTGCTCAAAGAGTCGGTGGATCTTGAGCGTCGCGATGCGCAAGGTCGCACACCGTTGATGCTGGCAACCCATGGCAACCATGTCGAGGCGGCCCGGGTATTGATCGAGGCCGGGGCGGATGTCAACGCCAAGGACGCCATCCACGACAGCCCCTACCTGTATGCCGGCGCGCGAGGCCTGAATCAGATCCTGCGCCTGACCCTGGACCACGGCGCCGACCTGGCCAGCACCAACCGCTATGGCGGCACGGCGCTGATCCCGGCTGCCGAGCGCGGCCATGTGGACACGGTGCAGATGCTGATCGACGCTGGGGTCGAGGTGAACCACCTCAACCGTCTGCATTGGACCGCCCTGCTGGAGGCCGTGATTCTCGGTGATGGCGGCCCTCGGCACGTCGAGATCGTGGAACGGCTGCTGGCCGCCGGCGCCGACCCGACGATCGCCGACAAGGACGGCGTGACCGCGCTGGCCCATGCCAAGGCGCGCGGTTATGCGCAGATGGTGGCGCTGCTCGAACCCTGA
- a CDS encoding helix-turn-helix domain-containing protein → MKSSLPGVPLFQLYGENHTWPGTDLLHCESIPARSRLHHWEIKPHRHAELFQLLYVQRGRAVVEIEGRRREIEEAAIQVVPPLTVHGFHFSADIQGHVLTFGPALVAELEQRLGAPLAVLTSPGCYALGRDRARLRGLIETLQQEYDGSAPGRAAMLDALVSALMVWISRRQQLGLAPRNRDERDRHLLGQYLRLVEAHYREHLPIETYAARLGITSLQLNQLCRALSAQSALQVIHQRLLLEARRSLVYTRMSIGQLSDRLGFSDPTYFARFFKRLSGQTPNAYRRTASEDVP, encoded by the coding sequence ATGAAATCCTCGCTTCCCGGCGTGCCGCTGTTCCAGCTCTACGGCGAAAACCACACCTGGCCTGGCACCGACCTGCTGCACTGCGAATCGATTCCGGCCCGTAGCCGCCTGCACCACTGGGAAATCAAGCCGCACCGACATGCCGAGCTGTTCCAGTTGCTCTACGTACAACGTGGCCGGGCGGTGGTGGAAATCGAGGGACGCCGCCGCGAAATCGAAGAGGCGGCGATTCAGGTGGTACCGCCACTGACCGTGCATGGCTTTCACTTCAGCGCCGATATCCAGGGGCATGTACTGACCTTCGGCCCCGCGCTGGTGGCCGAACTCGAGCAGCGCCTGGGCGCGCCGCTGGCAGTGCTGACCTCGCCCGGATGCTACGCCTTGGGCCGCGACCGGGCGCGTCTGCGTGGCCTGATCGAAACGCTGCAACAGGAATACGACGGCAGCGCCCCAGGGCGTGCGGCCATGCTCGACGCACTGGTGAGCGCCTTGATGGTGTGGATCAGCCGACGCCAGCAACTGGGCCTGGCCCCGCGCAATCGCGATGAACGCGACCGCCATCTGCTCGGGCAATACCTGCGTTTGGTCGAGGCGCACTATCGCGAGCACCTGCCGATCGAGACCTACGCCGCCCGCCTGGGCATTACCAGCCTGCAACTGAACCAGCTGTGCCGCGCCCTCAGCGCCCAGAGCGCGTTGCAGGTGATCCATCAGCGGCTGTTGCTCGAAGCCCGGCGCAGCCTGGTGTACACGCGCATGAGCATTGGCCAGTTGTCCGACCGCCTGGGCTTCAGCGATCCCACCTACTTCGCGCGCTTCTTCAAGCGCCTGAGCGGGCAGACGCCCAATGCCTATCGACGGACCGCCAGCGAGGATGTGCCTTGA
- a CDS encoding substrate-binding periplasmic protein — translation MIACHLRRALLLFFTFALPGLSCAADDCSRLTATGNPEYPPYLWRDPQDPQRLIGANADLLQHLASELGLEVQITYAGPWGRAQEEVRLGRVDLLAGYFLTRARENEVDFIQPPFLHTPSVVWVRSEQAMTYQGWDDLRGLKGGVLVNNSHGERFDEYARTNLNLEAVPGARQAFDKLLHKRSDYVIFERFPGMALTRVMDIEAKVQGLEPPISSEGLYLAMSRDSPCNLPALRAKLEAKMKDIVASDLPERLVTQNLARWKAQQDAAKSP, via the coding sequence ATGATCGCGTGCCATTTACGCAGGGCGTTGCTGCTGTTTTTCACGTTCGCGCTGCCGGGGCTGTCGTGCGCTGCCGACGACTGCTCACGCTTGACCGCCACCGGCAACCCGGAATATCCGCCGTATCTGTGGCGCGACCCGCAAGACCCTCAGCGGCTGATCGGCGCCAATGCCGACCTGCTCCAGCATCTGGCCAGCGAGCTGGGCCTTGAGGTGCAGATCACCTACGCCGGGCCTTGGGGCCGCGCCCAGGAGGAAGTGCGCCTGGGGCGGGTCGATCTGCTGGCCGGCTATTTTCTCACCCGGGCGCGGGAGAACGAGGTGGACTTCATCCAGCCGCCGTTCCTGCACACCCCGAGCGTGGTCTGGGTGCGCAGCGAGCAGGCGATGACCTACCAAGGCTGGGACGACTTGCGCGGGCTCAAGGGTGGCGTGCTGGTCAACAACAGCCATGGCGAGCGTTTCGACGAGTACGCGCGCACCAACCTCAACCTCGAAGCCGTGCCGGGCGCCCGCCAGGCGTTCGACAAGTTGCTGCACAAACGCAGCGACTACGTGATCTTCGAGCGCTTTCCTGGCATGGCCCTGACCCGTGTGATGGACATCGAGGCCAAGGTGCAGGGTCTGGAACCGCCGATCTCCAGCGAAGGGCTGTACCTGGCGATGTCCCGCGACTCGCCCTGCAACCTGCCGGCACTGCGCGCAAAGCTGGAGGCGAAGATGAAGGACATCGTCGCCAGCGACCTGCCCGAGCGCCTGGTCACGCAGAACCTGGCGCGTTGGAAGGCCCAGCAAGACGCCGCGAAGTCGCCCTGA
- a CDS encoding excinuclease ABC subunit UvrA, with protein sequence MPKTSPPAAQGFVRVRGAREHNLKNIDVDVPRDALVVFSGVSGSGKSSLAFSTLYAEAQRRYFESVAPYARRLIDQVGVPDVDSIEGLPPAVALQQQRGTPSARSSVGSVTTLSSSIRMLYSRAGSYPPGQPMLYAEDFSPNTPQGACPQCHGIGRVFEVTEATLVPDPSLTIRERAVAAWPMAWQGQNLRDILVTLGYDVDVPWRDLPQEQRDWILFTDETPTVPVYAGHTPAQTRAALQKQLEPSYQGTFSGARRYVLHTFMHSQSAQMRKRVAQYMRPSPCPACAGRRLKHEALSVTFAGLDIAELSRLPLQDLAQVLRDVAAPSYLQRRDEGGETLSHAQTRSAREQRVARGEPPHAGGQDVRHTPNLSLEKRLAAQRIASELLARIDTLLDLGLGYLALERSTPTLSSGELQRLRLATQLNSQLFGVIYVLDEPSAGLHPADSEALFDALQRLKQAGNSVFVVEHDLDTLRRADWLVDVGPAAGEHGGRILYSGPPAGLAEVADSRTGAYLFADPTPSQRAPRPARQWLCLEGISRNNLHQLDARFPLGCFSAVTGISGSGKSSLVSQALLELVGAHLGQQAGADEPQEQSLEDEPEPPSSGHISAGLEQLKRLVQVDQKPIGRTPRSNLATYTGLFDHVRKLFAATEQAQAAGFDAGRFSFNVAKGRCETCEGEGFVSVELLFMPSVYAPCPTCHGARYNPPTLAVTWQGLNIAQVLQLTVDQALDVFAEHPAPRRSLQVLADIGLGYLRLGQPATELSGGEAQRIKLATELQRSARGATLYVLDEPTNGLHPQDVDRLLVQLNRLVDQGHTVVVVEHDMRVVAQSDWVIDIGPGAGTAGGQIVACGAPREVASCADSRTAPFLARALTDGEARR encoded by the coding sequence ATGCCCAAGACTTCCCCGCCCGCCGCACAGGGCTTCGTCCGCGTCCGTGGCGCGCGCGAACACAACCTCAAGAACATCGACGTCGATGTGCCCCGCGATGCCCTGGTGGTGTTCAGCGGCGTGTCCGGCTCGGGCAAGTCGTCGCTGGCATTCTCGACCCTGTATGCCGAGGCGCAGCGCCGCTATTTCGAGTCGGTGGCGCCCTATGCGAGGCGCCTGATCGACCAGGTCGGCGTGCCCGACGTCGATTCGATCGAAGGCCTGCCCCCGGCGGTCGCCTTGCAGCAGCAGCGCGGCACGCCAAGCGCACGGTCGTCGGTGGGTAGTGTCACCACCCTGTCGAGTTCGATCCGCATGCTCTACTCGCGCGCCGGCAGTTACCCGCCAGGGCAGCCGATGCTGTACGCCGAGGATTTTTCGCCCAACACGCCGCAAGGCGCCTGCCCGCAATGCCATGGCATCGGCCGAGTGTTCGAAGTGACCGAGGCCACCTTGGTGCCCGACCCTTCGCTGACCATCCGCGAACGCGCCGTGGCCGCCTGGCCCATGGCTTGGCAGGGCCAGAACCTGCGCGACATTCTCGTCACCCTGGGCTATGACGTCGATGTGCCCTGGCGCGACCTGCCCCAGGAACAGCGCGACTGGATCCTGTTCACCGATGAAACGCCCACCGTGCCGGTCTACGCGGGCCACACCCCGGCACAGACCCGCGCAGCGCTACAGAAGCAGCTCGAGCCGAGCTACCAAGGCACCTTCAGCGGAGCCCGCCGCTACGTACTGCACACCTTCATGCACTCGCAGAGCGCACAGATGCGCAAGCGCGTGGCCCAGTACATGCGCCCCAGCCCGTGCCCAGCGTGCGCCGGCAGGCGCCTCAAGCACGAAGCCTTGAGCGTGACCTTCGCCGGGCTGGACATCGCCGAGCTGTCGCGCCTGCCCCTGCAGGACTTGGCCCAGGTGTTGCGCGACGTCGCCGCGCCCAGCTACCTGCAACGCCGCGACGAGGGAGGCGAGACGCTCAGTCACGCGCAGACCCGCAGTGCCCGCGAGCAGCGTGTCGCACGTGGCGAGCCCCCGCATGCCGGCGGCCAGGACGTGCGCCACACGCCCAATCTATCTCTGGAAAAGCGCTTGGCCGCGCAACGCATCGCCAGTGAACTGCTGGCGCGCATCGACACCCTGCTCGACCTCGGCCTGGGCTACCTGGCGCTGGAGCGCAGCACCCCGACGCTGTCATCGGGCGAGCTGCAGCGCCTGCGCCTGGCCACCCAGCTCAACTCGCAGCTATTCGGCGTGATCTACGTGCTCGACGAACCCTCCGCCGGCCTGCATCCCGCCGACAGCGAGGCGCTGTTCGATGCGCTGCAACGCTTGAAACAGGCGGGCAACTCGGTGTTCGTGGTCGAACACGACCTGGACACCCTGCGCCGCGCCGACTGGCTGGTGGACGTCGGCCCGGCCGCAGGGGAGCACGGTGGACGCATCCTCTACAGCGGCCCGCCGGCGGGGTTGGCCGAGGTGGCCGACTCGCGCACCGGCGCCTACCTGTTCGCCGACCCGACGCCCAGCCAGCGCGCACCTCGGCCTGCACGGCAATGGCTGTGCCTGGAAGGCATCAGCCGCAACAACCTCCACCAGCTCGACGCGCGCTTCCCGCTCGGCTGTTTCAGCGCCGTCACCGGCATCTCCGGTTCCGGCAAGTCGAGCCTGGTCAGCCAAGCCCTGCTGGAGCTGGTAGGCGCCCATCTGGGTCAGCAGGCGGGGGCCGATGAGCCCCAGGAGCAGAGCCTGGAAGACGAACCCGAACCGCCCAGCAGCGGGCACATCAGCGCCGGTCTCGAGCAGCTCAAGCGCCTGGTGCAGGTGGACCAGAAACCTATCGGCCGCACCCCGCGCTCGAACCTGGCCACCTACACCGGCCTGTTCGATCACGTGCGCAAGCTGTTCGCCGCCACCGAGCAGGCTCAGGCCGCCGGGTTCGATGCCGGACGTTTCTCCTTCAACGTCGCCAAGGGCCGCTGCGAGACCTGCGAGGGCGAAGGTTTCGTCAGCGTCGAGCTGCTGTTCATGCCCAGCGTCTACGCGCCCTGCCCCACGTGCCATGGCGCGCGCTACAACCCGCCTACCCTGGCCGTCACCTGGCAAGGCCTGAACATCGCCCAGGTGCTGCAGCTCACCGTCGATCAGGCGCTGGACGTGTTCGCCGAACACCCCGCGCCACGCCGCAGCCTTCAAGTGCTGGCCGACATCGGCCTGGGCTACCTGCGTCTGGGCCAGCCGGCCACCGAGCTCTCCGGCGGCGAGGCGCAGCGCATCAAGCTGGCCACCGAACTGCAGCGCAGTGCCCGTGGGGCGACGCTGTACGTGCTGGACGAGCCCACCAATGGCCTGCACCCGCAGGATGTCGACCGGCTGCTGGTGCAGTTGAATCGCCTGGTCGATCAGGGCCATACCGTCGTGGTGGTGGAGCATGACATGCGCGTGGTGGCGCAAAGCGACTGGGTGATCGACATCGGGCCAGGCGCCGGCACGGCAGGCGGGCAGATCGTGGCCTGCGGTGCGCCGCGTGAGGTGGCGTCCTGCGCCGACAGCCGCACCGCGCCCTTCCTGGCGCGAGCACTGACCGATGGGGAGGCGCGGCGATGA
- a CDS encoding GNAT family N-acetyltransferase produces MSDWSIQSVTADTVDEVVAFVDRARRELFPMLAQAPLPDDLARFTETYLNGAGRFLVARDQGRLIGAIGYLPYDHRFAQLDYRHLHTVEVVRLFVLPEYRQQGMARALYQALRDQARQAHVQCLYLHTHPFLPGAIEFWQRQGFVIVDVEHDPLWRTTHMHALPEHG; encoded by the coding sequence ATGTCCGATTGGTCCATTCAGAGCGTCACTGCCGATACCGTTGACGAAGTGGTCGCCTTCGTCGACCGGGCGCGCCGCGAGCTGTTTCCCATGCTCGCCCAGGCGCCGTTGCCGGACGATTTGGCGCGCTTCACCGAGACCTACCTGAACGGTGCCGGTCGCTTCCTGGTCGCGCGTGACCAGGGCCGGCTGATCGGCGCGATCGGTTATTTGCCCTACGACCACCGCTTCGCGCAGCTCGACTACCGGCACCTGCACACCGTGGAAGTGGTGCGCCTGTTCGTGCTCCCCGAGTATCGCCAGCAGGGCATGGCCCGAGCGCTGTACCAGGCATTGCGCGACCAGGCCAGGCAGGCACACGTGCAGTGCCTCTATCTGCATACCCATCCATTCCTGCCCGGCGCCATCGAGTTCTGGCAGCGCCAGGGTTTCGTGATCGTCGATGTCGAGCACGATCCGCTATGGCGCACCACGCACATGCACGCGCTGCCCGAGCACGGCTGA
- a CDS encoding isochorismatase family protein, with translation MRQALLIVDVQSTFSPPEWLVDGIRALAARLPAIASVELHDEQVTPFERQLGWHPAAEDESLVEADAVFIKHGYGQRAEAIDYLKRLQVERVLVCGLQTETCVLAAGFALFDAGLAPTLLTDLTVGSSLDRSGKLGIALWTHHFRQVTTAAQVIATLA, from the coding sequence ATGCGGCAGGCCTTGCTGATCGTCGATGTGCAGTCCACCTTCAGTCCACCGGAGTGGCTGGTCGACGGCATCCGTGCACTGGCTGCACGGTTGCCGGCCATCGCTTCGGTCGAGCTGCACGACGAGCAGGTCACCCCGTTCGAGCGCCAGCTCGGTTGGCACCCGGCGGCCGAGGACGAAAGCCTGGTCGAGGCCGACGCGGTGTTCATCAAGCATGGCTACGGGCAGCGTGCAGAGGCCATCGACTACCTCAAGCGTCTGCAGGTCGAGCGGGTACTGGTGTGCGGGCTGCAAACCGAGACCTGCGTGCTCGCCGCCGGTTTCGCGCTGTTCGATGCCGGGCTCGCGCCGACCTTGCTCACCGACCTGACGGTAGGGTCTTCGCTGGACCGCTCCGGCAAATTGGGCATTGCGCTGTGGACCCACCATTTCCGGCAGGTGACCACCGCGGCGCAGGTGATTGCGACACTCGCGTAA
- the pobA gene encoding 4-hydroxybenzoate 3-monooxygenase: protein MKTQVAIIGAGPSGLLLGQLLHQAGIDTLILERQTPDYVLGRIRAGVLEQGTVDLLREAGVSARMDREGLVHEGVELLFGGRRQRLDLKALTGGKTVMVYGQTEVTRDLMQAREQSGAPIFYGVSNVQPHGLKDEQPYITFEHEGQVQRVDCDYIAGCDGFHGVSRQSIPEGVLEQYERVYPFGWLGLLSDTPPVNHELIYAHHDRGFVLCSQRSATRSRYYLQVPLQERVEDWSDDRFWDELKARLPEEVAERLVTGPALEKSIAPLRSLVVEPMQYGHLFLVGDAAHIVPPTGAKGLNLAASDVNYLYRILLKVYREGRTDLLQRYSELALRRVWKGERFSWFMTQLLHDFGEHKDAWDQKMQEADREYFLNSPAGLVNIAENYVGLPYEAV, encoded by the coding sequence ATGAAAACTCAGGTTGCAATCATTGGTGCCGGTCCTTCTGGCCTGCTGCTCGGCCAACTGCTGCACCAGGCCGGTATCGACACGCTGATCCTCGAACGGCAGACGCCGGACTACGTGCTCGGGCGCATCCGTGCCGGCGTGCTCGAACAAGGCACGGTCGATCTGCTGCGCGAGGCAGGCGTCTCGGCGCGCATGGACCGCGAAGGACTGGTGCACGAAGGCGTTGAACTGCTGTTCGGTGGTCGTCGCCAGCGACTGGACCTCAAGGCCCTGACCGGCGGCAAGACCGTGATGGTCTACGGCCAGACCGAAGTGACCCGCGACCTCATGCAGGCTCGCGAGCAGAGCGGGGCGCCGATCTTCTACGGCGTCAGTAACGTCCAGCCCCATGGCTTGAAGGATGAACAGCCCTACATCACCTTCGAGCACGAGGGTCAGGTCCAGCGTGTGGACTGCGACTATATCGCCGGCTGCGACGGCTTCCATGGCGTTTCGCGCCAGAGCATTCCCGAGGGCGTGCTCGAGCAGTACGAGCGGGTCTATCCATTCGGCTGGCTGGGGCTGCTGTCCGATACTCCGCCGGTCAACCATGAGCTGATCTACGCCCACCACGACCGTGGCTTCGTGCTGTGCAGTCAACGTTCTGCCACCCGCAGCCGCTACTACTTGCAGGTACCGCTGCAGGAGCGGGTCGAGGATTGGTCGGACGATCGCTTCTGGGACGAACTCAAGGCGCGACTGCCCGAAGAGGTCGCCGAGCGCCTGGTCACCGGACCTGCGCTGGAGAAGAGCATCGCCCCGCTGCGCAGCCTGGTGGTGGAGCCGATGCAGTACGGCCACCTGTTCCTGGTCGGCGATGCGGCGCACATCGTTCCGCCCACCGGTGCCAAGGGCCTCAATCTGGCCGCCTCCGACGTCAATTACCTGTACCGCATCCTGCTCAAGGTCTACCGCGAAGGCCGCACCGATCTGTTGCAGCGCTACTCCGAGCTGGCGTTGCGGCGAGTGTGGAAAGGCGAGCGCTTCAGCTGGTTCATGACGCAGTTGCTGCACGATTTCGGCGAGCACAAAGATGCCTGGGACCAAAAGATGCAGGAGGCCGACCGCGAGTACTTCCTGAACTCGCCGGCCGGCCTGGTGAACATCGCCGAGAACTACGTGGGCCTGCCGTACGAGGCCGTGTAG